tttttttaatattacataCATGTAAAGGATTTATTATTCTcaaataatacatttttttttatgatccggagaagaatatatatttttttataaggGTCATGGGGAGAACAATTTGCACCATTCAgtattcaaaaaataaaataaaaaataatataggttaaatatattgaataaatattatatacattatgtatatataatatatatatatagaaatatatatttattgaattttattagatgacgaaaaaaaataaaaaaaaaaaaaacctttatatttacatattaaaaatatattgcatgataacaaaaaaaaaataagtaaattttttaaaaataatagaaaaaataaaataatataataataaaaaaaaaaaaaaaattaaaaaaaaaataaaataatattatatatataatatatataatgactacatttaatatatataatatatgtatgttgCCTTAATTTTATGTTGTGGCTATTTTCATTTAGAAGCCctttatattaattattgGATTTAACTTTTTGattagatatattaatgattcctgattttttaaaacttGATTTAGGTTTTTATAAGCTTGAGGTGCTTCATCtctaattttattatttgtatcaCATTTAACTCCTTTCATAATATCAATAAATTCTTGTTGTTTGATAAATTGTTTTGCTTTTGTTCTACTTAATACTCTTCCACAACCATGGGAACatgaattatatgataaaacATTTCCTTTACCTTTTACTATATAGGAACCTGTTTTCATATTCCCAGGAATAATACCATATTGATTTTTTTTGGAGGATGTAGCACCTTTTCTTGTCACATACATgtattccttttttatttcattattatcaagATATACAACTTGTTCATAATTACAAAAATTGTgatgtatatttatagatTGATCCCAATTTAAAGTACACTTAGtttcttcatatataattttttcaattattttcatcatatatattctattatattttgCATATTCTAAACACACTTTCATGtcttttaaataatttttcccattatctttttttaaatctaAGTAAGCTAAATCatttcttttcattttgcTTTCTTCACTTGctaatatatcataaaattCAGCAACACTTTTTCCTATATTTCGACTACCTGAGTGgattaaaatataaacatcTGATAGATCGTagtttttattatttaaagaaatatcATTATGTACATTAGAATAATTATACTCtgttaatatttcattttttttatgcacagaattattattaaaaatgttatttcttttttctttattattcaaaataGAAGTATTTATTGCacaatttttttcaattaCATCATTTTGGTTGCACATATTAtctttcatatttatattatttgtttcatcttttatacttaattcttctttttctaaTTTGTTCCAATCATTAGATGCATCATACACAATTTCTATAAAGTGATTCCCACCACCCAATGTACCTAACTGCTTAAAATGTTTAGGTTGTATTATACCCTTAATATTTGGACTACCATATGTATTTAATAAActagaaaaaatattctttgAATCAAACACTCCTTGATCATGCATATCAAAACTTAAAGGAATATTTCTcttaattttattatatatattatttataattttttcatttaaatcttttttttttaaattatttattttaatacataaaaCACCACATCCAATATCTACACCAACCCCATTAGGGATAATAAAATCTTTTGTTAAAAATACAGATCCTATAATTATTCCTTTCCCTAAATGTACATCTGGTAATATAGTGATGTGtccttttattatatctaaTTTAGCCAAGTTTTGTATTTGTAATAAACAATCTTTATCTATATCATTTGTATATGCTAAGATATCTCTGCAATTCTTAAAATTAAGTAAATAAGGAGGAGCCCTATCTGTTTTAAAtcctttttctttaatCCCATAAAAAGTATTTACTTCACAATCCTTATTCTTATTGCTAGAActaaataatttttctacccctctttttatatttcttatattatgttgactttctttttttattctaggtgtattatttttaataaagtTTAAGCGAAACATTCTACTTAAGCACAAATCACATAAGTAGAGAACCAACAGGAGCAGGAGggaaaaaaatttcatgttaataatatcattatgTTATAGGATCAGCTCTGAAATATTGAAATAgaaattcaaaaaaaaaaaaaaaaaaaaaaaaaaaaacaataataaaaaaaagaaaattcGATTATGAAGGGttcttatatttatatctttttatacactgaaaaatataatatttttgaaaaccatattataataataaaaaaattaagtacatttctaaatatatgtgtaagatataagaatatattataccATATTATTTcgtttttataaaattatctTAGAACATTGTAGTTCCCctaaaatataaatttataaggaaaaaaaaaaaaaaaaaaatatatatatatatatataccaaatgtagtatataattttgttaagtgttaattttttttatttttttacttaATCATATTGAAAGaaatatgtttaaaaaataaataattttaatgataaaaatgtaaaatgtactttcttaaatataatatggaaaataaataaataaataaatatatatatatatatatataacatatgtgtataattaaaattatatatattatatatatatgttttttttcttttttattatatcatcataatGGATAAccaaaaaataatttcaaataaaaaaatatataaattttattcatattattttattttatttaatcAAATAATGGAGAAGtgtttaaataaaaaattaatttgTTTGTGAAGAAATTGAAGTcttatattaaatatatatatatatatatatatatatatataatatatgtatattataaatggataaaaaaaaattataatataaaagaaaacatactaaacataatattaatatatatttataattgttctgcaaaattataagacttataaataaaaatgagaaaaaatatatgaatttctctcaatatatatatatatgtgtgtatttatgtgtatttatgtgtatttatgtttatttatgtatgtataaTGTGGGGTGAAAATAGGATCTCTTCATGTTGGTGATAATATGACACGCTCTCCTATATCACTGAATCCATCTATGGTAATACTTTTTAACAAACTAgatgataatgaaaattccaataatttattttttttttgagaAACTACAAAAAGAGAATCctcatatatatttataccTGCAACATGTTTAAGTAATGGGTGTTTAATAACTTTAATAAGTTCATAATTATTGACAtcatattcttttatatcatGTGTTGTTGAGCTACCAACTAGTATATGATTATTTGTActattaaaaagaatagATATAGGAGAAAAAACTGGAAGAATTCTTATAAGCTTAAAATTCGtatcatatatttgtaCACCTACTTGTTTATTTGAAACATAACATTTTCCAGTATTATCAAAATCAAGACCACGTATTTCATCATTgttatttaatttaattacTAAACCTTGCGATgtgtttttatataaatctaCTGGTTCTCCTAGTTGTCCATTTTCTACGTTAAAACGTAAAACAGTTCCTGTATTTTGTGAacttatataaaaataatcattatatttttttataccATATGGATGTATCATTAATGGATTGgttttataattttgtgTTATAAATGTAGAAATATATTCTCTTCTATTTGATAAATTAGATATACTATCTGAAAAGATTAGAATTTTTGAATTCTCTTTAAATGAATCTGCAacatataatttcttttcatataataataatccTCTTAAACTTatagaattaaaaaatataccATTTTCTTCAAAGGGTAACAAAACAGATCCTAAAAAATATCCATCTCTTGAAaatttacaaatattatgaatagAATTCTTTTTCTTACCTCCATGATGtgttaaatataaatatggTTCTTCTTCAATTAACATTTTACTAtttctttcttttataacatttatatcagatttaaatatatcatattcatttttgcggataaataaattcccattaatatatattcccTTATAATTTACAGGCAAACAATTTAAATCTTGTAATATCATGAAAGTATTTAAAAACTcataaaatgtttttatttcttttttttttaataattctaaatacatatataataagttatttttatcaattAAACTATTCACTTTATTTACTTCAAAGGAAGATAAcaatatattcttatatgtatttatagaatatttataagtaGACAAATCTTCatctttataatttttatttatttctatatCACCAATATCAGATAAATTAAATCCCCAGTTTTCTAATTTCCCATATACTATTTCTTTACTATTAGATGGAAATCCTAAACAATTAAATAGTTCTAACACATCTGGACTAGTAACCATAAGAAACAAATTATTCTTTTCCTTAAACGtattatgttttataaataGAGAAACTATAAATATGGTTAAGAATGTTATACCTACACGTATTAACAAATGATATAACTTCCTTGGACCTATTTCATACTTATTATTcttgtatatattataattatataaacgATTCTTATTCTTTACTGaataatcattatttaataagTTCCTTTCCATTTTAACataattaaataatcatatatatgagatatatatttaacaGGTTATAATAGAATATacatacacatatatatatatatatatatgcttTTTTATGATCagaaaaaaacaatttcttacttttaatatatcaaatgGAGTACTcacatatacataatatatttattatactgctatattatatatttacaacATAACTAAGTTCTAAATCTATGGTTGTATTtttgatgaaaaaaaataatcatttataaaaaaaattttgagagaaatataaaggtcatataaatttcataaaaaaataatattcccctcttcttttctttaatattgaatattattatatattttattaaatgagtaaatataaaaatattcttttatatatatattgtatttaaatgggatatatataaatatatatatatattataagattattattttattttatattatattatattattttatattattttattttatattattttattttatattattttattttattttatttcatttattattatttttttttttttatttctatgAATGAGTTCCCTCTTGTGTGTAAAATAAGAATGctatataaattttataaatgcccatttttaataagtatttattttatataattaatatatacaaatatattattttattattatttttttttatttcataagtttataaaacaattaaaatgaaaattatatatatatatatataaaggaaTATACTAAATTGCAAAACTGAACTTAcaatacaaaatatatattatatatatatgattatatagATGGAAATAAAAGCTTTCGGATTgttactttttttttttttttcttttttttttttatcagATTGAAAACTACTCATTCTTTTGACGCTCATTTacttcattattttttatacatactttcaaagaattaaaagtaagcataatataaataacaatatcgccaattaaattttctcatcatataaaaaagaaaagaaaaagaataaccttatttctatatactaattttttaaatataaattatgtaACTATTCTTTCGTTATTATCTTTCAACATATGTtagaattattaataatgattcttttaagaaaaacaaataataaaattatatcaaaaaaaaatacgTCCAAAACACAAATagaaacatatatatacccattcttttattattaaaatgacatattaatattttaatttaatttgttattttaaaatattgtatactggaaatatatatagaaaatattcaatggatataatatatatatatatatatatatatataacactttggaaaatataaaatgtatatatttttataaaattatattatatttcacttaaaaaataaaatttataaaaatatgcGTATTAAGTTTTATTCATATAGTgtatagaaaatatataaatttaggattacataattttctatactgtataatttaatttacataatcgaaaaaaaaaaaaaaaaaagaaatattatattatatattatatatatatatatattattaaagTTCGAACCGTAATGTATATATCTATTAAATaattgtaaaaaaattatttaatatttttcctataacatgtatataagatattatatacaattatcttaataataacatatatattgtattattaagtattaaaaagtatatgattattaattcttaatattatatcaattatatatatatatataatatatatatttatttatttatctataataattttttttttttttattttaaatataaagtTCAGAAAATGCGTTTTTATGAacatacataaaaattGATCTTtgtatttaaaataaaaaaaaaaaaaaaaaaaaaaaaattatatcaaGCATTCAAgtatgtattttatatatatattatataaatttatatataaatcgaataaaattatatatatataataatcttGTCTTTTCCacaatatattaatattcatcatttaattagataaataattattttcttatttttattattttgcaatttttttttttctgctttatttttcttttttttttttttttttttttttttttttgaaattattctatatatgtaatatttttatatataataaaaaaaaaaaaaaaatttaatttgttcctattatttattaatttttttttgggggcacttaattatatataaataatatataaacccaaagtaaaattatatatatatgtatttttttttttttttttttttttttttcatttatatgtatattttgcacttgaatatatttaatttatatagTATTTCATagtatatttaaataaatatttatatatatatattatttcctTTTAGTGAGCTTATAATTCGTCacttttaatatttaaatcaTCATCTCCATTATTATCctttttttgtatttcATCATCTATATTAATTTCCTCTTCAAATTTAGATGAGTCATTTTCATCTTCAATTTTTTTGGTTTCGAATATAGATGGATCTAAATCGtcaatttttaaattattatcaacTCCTAATTTTTGATTAATATGATCATAAACAATTTGAGCCAAATCTGCAGTATCTTCTAAATCAAATCCTGATGCTAATTTAGCTGATTGGtacataattttaataCTATTTGTTAGTTCAAGATCTTTAGGGTTTGTTACTGATCTTTTTAAAAGATCTATCATAATTGGATGATTTGGATTAATTTCTAGAATTTTTTGTCCACTCATTGCTTTAATTTGATCAGAATTGCTAACattcattttcattaatttttCCATTTGTCCTGATAATCCCCATTCAGTTGATACAACAGCACATGGTGCATCTACTAATCTTCTAGAAATTTCTACTTTGAatatttgattttttaaagTATCTGATATAACATCAATTAATGctttatacattttttgCATTTGttgttcttttttcttttcttcttctGTTAATTCAAAAGTGATTTCTCCTTTTTGAATAGATTTAAATTTCTTTCCTTCATATTCTTGTACTCTTTGTATACATGATTCATCAACAGATTCTGTTAAGAAAAGTAcatcaatattttttttcttaaagATTTGTAATTGTGGTATTTTTGCTAAATATTCATAAGAATCTCCTGAAGcataataaatgaatttttGATCAGGTTTCATATGTTCAATATATGTATCTAAAGATATACTTTTTGGATATTGCATAGTTTTGAATAAAAGTAATTTTGCAATTTTATTACGATTAATATCATCTTCATAACAACCACTCtttaaaaattttctatattctttatatattaatttatatgtgcTTGGTTCACTTAATTTTTTGgtaatttctttttttttctcttcaTCACTTTCATTTTCTAATTCAGATCGTAGGGtttctttatttttcttaccttctttatataatttatgGAACGTATCTAATATTTTACGTACAATACGTTTAGAAACTGCCttcaatattttattttgttgtAATTGTTCTCTAGATACATTAAGAGGTAAATCATCACTGTCAACCACACCCTTAACAAAGCTCATATATCTGGGTAAGAATTCAACAAATTCATCTGCAACTAAAACTCTTCTAACATATAATTTGAGAGAATTTTGTTTAGCATACAACTGATCATTCATAGAGGGTGCTTTAGATggaatataaattaaacATTTAAATTCAATTTCACCTTCTGcaaaaaaatgtatatgaTATAAAGGTTTATCATTATAACCAGATAAAACACTAAAAAATTGATTATAATCTTCAtcttttaattcttttGGTGGTCTTAACCATATAGGTCTTTGTTCATTCATAAGTGTCCATTTTTTGACTTTCTTCTCAACTGttcttgtttttttatttggGTCATCAGTTTCTTCTACTTTTACACTATCATAATTTGGATCATTTACCATTTCTTTAGCAATATCTGCTAAGACCTCTTCAGTATATACATTTTCatgtaataaatatataggGAATTGTATAAATTGACTATATTTAGAAATTAAATccattaattttttatcatttaataaattcGTTGCATCTTCTTTTAGATGTAATGATATACGTGTACCTCTTTTTAATGTAGCTCCTCTTGGGtctttatatatagtaaaTTTAGCATCTGCAGTTGATTCCCATATATATTGTTcatcttcattattttttgtatatacAATCACTTTATCTGCTACTAAAAATGCAGAATAAAAACCGACACCAAATTGACCAATTAAACTCATATCTCCTCCACTTTTAGATATAGCTTCTAAAAAGTTTGAAGTACCTGATTTTGCAATTGTACctaaattatttattaaatcatCTTTTGTCATACCTATACCTGTATCTGTAattgataaaatattcttttctttatttGCTGAAATACGTATTTCtaatttcttttcttcTCCTAATACACTTTCATCagataaagataaaaatcTAATCTTTTCTAATGCATCAGCTGCATTAGATATTAATTCTCTTAAAAATACTTCTTTTTGAGtatataaagaattaaCTATAATATCCATTAATCTTGTTACTTCAGTTTGATATTGATGACTTTCCATCGATTCAGTTGGTTTCTCTCCTTCTTCAATTTCTTCTAATGTGTCTCTATCtctttttatttccttCTTATCATCCCCTGATTCTGACACACCATTTGTTCCATTATCACCCTCAGCACTACTATCACATGAGACCCTTCTTACATTTTCTTGTAATACGCAtaacacaaaaaaaaggaaaataaaagaatatatcTTATTTAATTTCATTTCCGCCAAACGATAAAATACGACACTttaatgaataaataataaaataaataaataaatatatatatatatatatttatacactttttatgtttttaaaaaagaatattcttttatacGTACAAAAATTAGTATCACTAAATGGAAGTGTAACTGTGTATATATTCtcaaatataaatatatatatatatatatatatacgaatataaatgtaaaacaaaaaattacacaagaaatatataaagaaaataataaataaaataatatatattatatatattatgaaacttttattataattttctgtttatatattatatatattattttatatatataaacacataacaaaaaaacacttaatttaaaaaatataataagttttgtatttatcaaaaaatgaatatataaaaaaaaaaaaaaaaaaaaagaaaaaatgaaaataaaaaatatttacatttttttacattttttttttttttttttttttttttatattatgtatatatatatttatatatatatatatgcaataaaatattatattatatatatatacatataatatttaatatccctattaataaatttatacatatattattatattttattatttattatgtatttatttgtGTACGATcctatttttttatatttatatacgCTTTAGATATATACGTAAATTCCACTTTTTCTTTGAAGAAGCccatatataaatttttctACTTGCTTTTTTATgctataaatataaataatatataataattattaacctgttttataaataacttaaatattcttatttatttgtttatttattattatattcttattagtaaattttttttatttaaattttttttttttttgttgttctcatattttttaaaattattaaaataagattatataaaaaaataaaataaaaggggaaaaaaaaaagaatatttacaaatatataaatatatattttttttttattttgaacAATTAATTTTCcttaaaataaaatatgtacGCAAAGgaaacaaaaataataattatattatatatatatatataatatatatatggagATACACAtctattttttcttaaaaatatatatatataatggtatattattatttataatggaaaacaaaataaatataaaattcGTAAACATTTTTAACATTTGATCATCAATCAATTTGTTCATAAgggaaaaataaataaatatatatatatatatatatatatatatatttatatacatatatttaattatatattatttaagcaaaaatgtaaaataaggaaatactatataaaatatattccttCTTAGCATAGTtattcaatttttttttttttttttttttcctattaatattaaatccatatattgtttttctttataaacaaataatattagGAGTACAACtaaacatatatgtatatttatctaatctttattatttctttattttatatatatatttttatatttattaaattatttcGGATAAGAAGGTATTAATTActaatttaaaaaaaaaaaaaaaaagtagCAATATTAAgatgattttttttttcaaatattaaaatgaataatataacaaagacattaatatattttgatttataaatatattaatatatgatggtgatatatatatatatataacaatttatatatatattatataatatatatttatttttttatatgtgtgcgatttatgtaaaatatatatatatatattttttttttttaatagtatataatatatttatatatataatttatataatacataattatatatgtactaaataaatatttttatttttatatatgcatatatttatgtgtacATATATTTGTAGGGGGTAtctaaataataaaataaatatccaccttatatgtattataatattaagGTGTACGCCTTTTTGTATcaattttaaaataaaattatcatatattattaatttttaatttatttttattaatatctttGTAATAgtattcaaaaaaaaaaaatatatatatatataataattatttatttttttttttttctttaaataaaatacaagATGACgctatatatattataatagaatgtgtttttttttttttttttttttttaaattcaaAATAGTATCTAAccatataaaatatattttattattttaaaatatttgaatttaatacctatatataatacaccttaataaatttaaatgtgaaaaaatatatctttat
This region of Plasmodium gaboni strain SY75 chromosome 12, whole genome shotgun sequence genomic DNA includes:
- a CDS encoding hypothetical protein (conserved Plasmodium protein, unknown function), which gives rise to MERNLLNNDYSVKNKNRLYNYNIYKNNKYEIGPRKLYHLLIRVGITFLTIFIVSLFIKHNTFKEKNNLFLMVTSPDVLELFNCLGFPSNSKEIVYGKLENWGFNLSDIGDIEINKNYKDEDLSTYKYSINTYKNILLSSFEVNKVNSLIDKNNLLYMYLELLKKKEIKTFYEFLNTFMILQDLNCLPVNYKGIYINGNLFIRKNEYDIFKSDINVIKERNSKMLIEEEPYLYLTHHGGKKKNSIHNICKFSRDGYFLGSVLLPFEENGIFFNSISLRGLLLYEKKLYVADSFKENSKILIFSDSISNLSNRREYISTFITQNYKTNPLMIHPYGIKKYNDYFYISSQNTGTVLRFNVENGQLGEPVDLYKNTSQGLVIKLNNNDEIRGLDFDNTGKCYVSNKQVGVQIYDTNFKLIRILPVFSPISILFNSTNNHILVGSSTTHDIKEYDVNNYELIKVIKHPLLKHVAGINIYEDSLFVVSQKKNKLLEFSLSSSLLKSITIDGFSDIGERVILSPT
- a CDS encoding putative endoplasmin, with the translated sequence MKLNKIYSFIFLFFVLCVLQENVRRVSCDSSAEGDNGTNGVSESGDDKKEIKRDRDTLEEIEEGEKPTESMESHQYQTEVTRLMDIIVNSLYTQKEVFLRELISNAADALEKIRFLSLSDESVLGEEKKLEIRISANKEKNILSITDTGIGMTKDDLINNLGTIAKSGTSNFLEAISKSGGDMSLIGQFGVGFYSAFLVADKVIVYTKNNEDEQYIWESTADAKFTIYKDPRGATLKRGTRISLHLKEDATNLLNDKKLMDLISKYSQFIQFPIYLLHENVYTEEVLADIAKEMVNDPNYDSVKVEETDDPNKKTRTVEKKVKKWTLMNEQRPIWLRPPKELKDEDYNQFFSVLSGYNDKPLYHIHFFAEGEIEFKCLIYIPSKAPSMNDQLYAKQNSLKLYVRRVLVADEFVEFLPRYMSFVKGVVDSDDLPLNVSREQLQQNKILKAVSKRIVRKILDTFHKLYKEGKKNKETLRSELENESDEEKKKEITKKLSEPSTYKLIYKEYRKFLKSGCYEDDINRNKIAKLLLFKTMQYPKSISLDTYIEHMKPDQKFIYYASGDSYEYLAKIPQLQIFKKKNIDVLFLTESVDESCIQRVQEYEGKKFKSIQKGEITFELTEEEKKKEQQMQKMYKALIDVISDTLKNQIFKVEISRRLVDAPCAVVSTEWGLSGQMEKLMKMNVSNSDQIKAMSGQKILEINPNHPIMIDLLKRSVTNPKDLELTNSIKIMYQSAKLASGFDLEDTADLAQIVYDHINQKLGVDNNLKIDDLDPSIFETKKIEDENDSSKFEEEINIDDEIQKKDNNGDDDLNIKSDEL